From the Butyricicoccus intestinisimiae genome, the window ATCTGTTGACATCACAGACAAGCTCGTTGTTACAGTATCCAGTCAAAAAAGTTGTCCGATGAACTGCAACTTCTGTGACTGCCCGAAACTCGGGTTTCATGGAAACGCAAGTGTGATGGAACTGGTATCCGAAATCACGACTGGCATAGCACTTTCCGGTGTTAAACATGGTTCACGTCTTAACGTACATTATGCGCGTATGGGTGAGCCGACATTCAACTATAACGTCATCACATCAGCCCGTATGGTTGCAGAAATGCTTACAACACCACAGACGGATACAACGTTTGATACTTATCATCCAGTCGTATCAACCATGATGCCAAAATCAAACAAACATCTGTTTGATTTCTTACGTACATGGGTCGAAACAGGATTTATATTCGGCGGAGAAGACGGCTTTGGTTTGCAATTTTCCATCAATACACTTGATGAAATTCAGCGCAATACAATGTTTCGTAACAAGTCTCTTTCTTTACAGGAAATCAGTGACATAATTAAAATTCTCCCAATGCCGAAGAAACGCAAATACACATTAAATTTTGCTGTTACATCTCAATGCAATCTGAATGTTGACCTTATGAACAAATACTTTGACAAAGACAAATGTATCGTAAAAATCACGCCGATTCATGAAACAGTCGAAGCCGTTAATGAAGGATACGAAATTGTTACAGACTTTGATGTCTATGAGAAATTTGAGCAGCCGCTTGTAAGAGAGGGTTGGGACGTAATTGTCTTTGTTCCAAGTAAAGAAGAAGACGCAGACCGCATTACCTGTGGTAACTCACTGATTGCTTTATACGACTAATAATTTGGAGGGTGACATGAGACTGATTGATGCAACGGCGTGGATGCAATTGCCGGAAGCGTATGATGAGGTTGGTGAAAGGTGAGTAAAGCATGGGGAAGTCATTAAAATTTATACAGTGCAGAGCATCAGATAGCAGCGTGTCTACATATTCAGATAAGGATTGGACAAAAGCCGTAGAAGTGAATTTAGCGGATTTCGCAAAATCAGTGTTTCACATAGACTTGGACGGTCATGGGATTTTTATTAGAATTGAAAACACTCTTTCAACATCGGTTGTGATTGATACTAATGCAGATTTTGATTTTTTTGTTTCCTCACAAATAATATCTGATAGTACAGGATTATATTTTCAGCCTTTATGCGAGTGCCTTGAAAAAATTTTGTGGGGCATAGCTTACAACAAAAAAGGCAAAGCTCCGCAAACAGGTGACGAACTACACTATGTGTTAGGAAATGCTGTTGTATTACATACGCTCAAACCCTTTGGGTGGCTAACAGAAAAACCGTGGTTGACCGATGAATATATTGTATGTATACCTGTAAAGATGTGGATTGAGAAAAGTAAAGGCTGATATATACAACTTAGATGTTGATCCGGGGAATTTATGACACCCATTAGCTGTTAGGAGAACAATGCATGAAAGTTAATCGTTGTGACGTTTGTGGAATTTATTACGATGCACTACCAGATGAATGTTGTATTGTAATTTCGAATATAAGAGGGAAAGTCTATTACTATGTTAGAGAACATGATTCATTGTGCAAAAAATTAGATTTGTGTCCGGTGTGCATTAGAAAAATTCAAGAAGTCATTGATGAACGGGCTAAA encodes:
- a CDS encoding radical SAM family protein; protein product: MRQITNTHTGKIVSDTDLGVEYLYVGDYGKENNIKADFLGYTKRIEKVEHKSVDITDKLVVTVSSQKSCPMNCNFCDCPKLGFHGNASVMELVSEITTGIALSGVKHGSRLNVHYARMGEPTFNYNVITSARMVAEMLTTPQTDTTFDTYHPVVSTMMPKSNKHLFDFLRTWVETGFIFGGEDGFGLQFSINTLDEIQRNTMFRNKSLSLQEISDIIKILPMPKKRKYTLNFAVTSQCNLNVDLMNKYFDKDKCIVKITPIHETVEAVNEGYEIVTDFDVYEKFEQPLVREGWDVIVFVPSKEEDADRITCGNSLIALYD